In Nicotiana tabacum cultivar K326 chromosome 19, ASM71507v2, whole genome shotgun sequence, one DNA window encodes the following:
- the LOC107761538 gene encoding F-box protein At1g10780-like codes for MDSLPDAIVQCILSNITNAKDVASSSCVSKRWKESIPYLNRLVFTRNVFDNLKKYSPDDIVGHMVSSIIRLEELVVYCPFTGSGLASWLSLAGPSLRRLELKMDDNLIEQNLGSRNPSKLDCITAAMNLESLKLWGVNMTHCPKWDTFYRLRDLQIVGTVTDDSSLSAALRACPNLSNLLLLGCEGLKYVSIELPQLEVCNLDFNGLGNCSLYLNCPKIQHLEVQGCSWIRVLETRLLRNLSISNTSGRVNGVVFGKLVALESLEMRGVQWCWHAVNEMLRLSGEVKHLFMKVEFTGDSDSLQPFPEIDFVDFFNSHPKLTKFDIHGAMFAALCQRNSLKNVDYRFMIPCLEEVVVTVRSPLNAEQKMSTLESLIQYGKKLKKMRIKILQMKSSHSSTDDFFEEICRFTRMNRRIVSIE; via the exons ATGGACTCTTTGCCTGATGCCATTGTCCAGTGCATCCTATCCAACATAACCAATGCAAAAGATGTGGCTTCTTCTTCTTGTGTATCAAAGAGGTGGAAGGAATCAATTCCGTATCTCAATAGGCTCGTCTTCACTCGTAATGTTTTTGACAACCTTAAGAAGTACTCTCCTGATGACATTGTTGGGCACATGGTTTCATCAATTATTCGATTGGAAGAACTTGTTGTATACTGCCCCTTTACTGGTTCTGGCCTAGCATCGTGGCTTTCATTGGCAGGACCTTCTCTACGGAGGCTTGAGCTAAAGATGGACGACAACCTCATCGAGCAGAACCTGGGCTCCAGGAATCCCTCAAAGTTGGACTGTATCACAGCAGCAATGAATTTGGAATCTTTGAAACTTTGGGGGGTGAATATGACACATTGCCCCAAATGGGACACTTTCTATAGGCTTAGAGAtctccaaatagttggcacggtAACAGATGACTCCTCCCTCTCCGCTGCATTAAGGGCTTGCCCCAATTTGAGTAACCTGTTGCTCCTTGGTTGTGAGGGACTGAAATATGTTTCTATTGAGCTCCCTCAGCTGGAGGTGTGCAACCTTGATTTCAATGGCTTAGGTAACTGCTCCCTTTATCTCAATTGTCCAAAGATTCAGCATCTTGAAGTGCAAGGCTGTAGTTGGATCAGAGTCCTTGAAACTCGGTTGCTCAGAAACCTTTCCATTTCCAACACTTCAG GACGGGTTAACGGTGTAGTTTTCGGGAAGCTTGTGGCACTTGAGTCATTGGAGATGAGAGGAGTTCAATGGTGTTGGCATGCCGTAAATGAAATGCTTCGATTGTCAGGTGAAGTCAAGCATCTCTTCATGAAGGTGGAATTCACTGGGGATTCTGATTCCCTTCAGCCATTTCCAGAGATCGACTTTGTTGATTTCTTTAACAGCCACCCCAAGCTAACAAAATTTGACATCCATGGTGCCATGTTTGCTGCTCTTTGCCAGAGAAACAGTTTGAAAAAT GTGGATTACAGATTTATGATCCCTTGCCTTGAGGAGGTTGTAGTCACTGTGAGATCACCACTGAATGCTGAACAGAAAATGAGTACACTGGAGTCTTTAATCCAGTATGGAAAGAAGCTGAAGAAGATGAGAATAAAAATACTTCAGATGAAGAGCAGCCATAGCAGTACAGATGATTTTTTTGAGGAAATTTGCAGATTCACACGTATGAATCGCAGGATTGTTTCAATCGAATAA